In Kitasatospora sp. NBC_00240, the following are encoded in one genomic region:
- a CDS encoding SpoIIE family protein phosphatase — MRGSDGYQSPFATESTAGVLVDAADGTVLGWSAEAERMLGLAAPEVCGRPVRELLSDPEQWATVLEQRDDGPSWVGRVMLRHGRDGELEVDFRVMPLDDGAGAATAGQQPVDAGRLLVLGAPTALVSKWRQDHAFTQELFLQDRIGLAVFDENLRLLRTNSHLLPYTGVPEDLTGFRMEDLLQPEDAHSINVHLREVLDTGVPRFGMETRVRTLDDFGDGRVMMFTAFRLQEPQGPPLGVTIAFTDMTDFDRARRRLEVLHASTVALGGSLSVTRITEDLVHVLVPALADAAAIDITTAVLTGDEPAAEHERPASLRRTATAGTDPGPGSRPPISAPMRARGGYLGTVTVWRGPERPPFDGENQSLLEEIASRAALAADNARRYTREHRAAVSLQRSLLPPAASDTVAAQTDSIYLPTDAAGGVGGDWFDVIPLSSARVALVVGDVVGHGLQATATMGRLRTAVRALADLDVDPEELLSHLDDLVSQLTVEALGDPDEEDAPHREERGAPDAIGATCLYAVYDPVSSTCVLASAGHPPPAVIRPDGSFEYVELNPGPPLGVGGLPFEPVEFEVERGSVLALFTDGLVECGDDDLDEGMADLRARLLKADVLRRPLKDVGRDVTAALTPGRLPDDVTLLLARTRTVEAQDTATWQLAADPQEVSRARQLVAGQLAVWGLDELVFPTELVVSELVTNAVRYAGGPVGLRLIRAGVLICEVSDPSSTQPRMRRALATEEGGRGLFLVAQVSSRWGSRYTRSGKTIWSEQPFPEIPADGAPA; from the coding sequence ATGCGCGGCTCGGACGGCTACCAGTCGCCTTTCGCCACCGAGAGCACCGCCGGGGTCCTGGTCGACGCGGCGGACGGGACGGTGCTGGGCTGGTCCGCGGAGGCCGAGCGGATGCTCGGGCTCGCCGCTCCCGAGGTGTGCGGCCGGCCCGTCCGCGAGCTGCTCTCCGACCCCGAGCAGTGGGCCACCGTGTTGGAGCAGCGCGACGACGGGCCGTCCTGGGTGGGACGGGTCATGCTCCGGCACGGCCGGGACGGCGAGCTGGAGGTCGACTTCCGGGTGATGCCGCTGGACGACGGCGCCGGCGCCGCCACGGCAGGGCAGCAGCCGGTCGACGCCGGACGCCTGCTCGTCCTCGGCGCGCCGACCGCCCTGGTCTCCAAGTGGCGCCAGGACCACGCCTTCACCCAGGAGCTGTTCCTGCAGGACCGGATCGGCCTGGCCGTCTTCGACGAGAACCTGCGCCTGCTGCGCACCAACTCCCACCTCCTGCCCTACACCGGCGTGCCCGAGGACCTGACCGGGTTCCGGATGGAGGACCTCCTCCAGCCCGAGGACGCGCACTCGATCAACGTCCACCTGCGGGAGGTGCTGGACACCGGCGTGCCGCGCTTCGGCATGGAGACCCGGGTGCGGACCCTCGACGACTTCGGCGACGGGCGGGTGATGATGTTCACCGCGTTCCGCCTGCAGGAACCCCAGGGGCCGCCGCTCGGCGTCACCATCGCCTTCACCGACATGACCGACTTCGACCGGGCCCGGCGCCGCCTGGAGGTGCTGCACGCCTCGACGGTCGCCCTCGGCGGCTCGCTGTCCGTCACCCGGATCACCGAGGACCTGGTCCACGTCCTGGTGCCGGCCCTGGCCGACGCCGCCGCGATCGACATCACCACGGCCGTGCTCACCGGGGACGAGCCCGCCGCCGAGCACGAGCGGCCCGCCTCGCTGCGCCGCACCGCCACCGCCGGGACCGATCCCGGGCCGGGCAGCCGGCCGCCGATCAGCGCCCCGATGCGGGCCCGGGGCGGCTACCTCGGCACCGTCACCGTCTGGCGCGGGCCGGAGCGCCCCCCGTTCGACGGGGAGAACCAGTCGCTGCTGGAGGAGATCGCCAGCCGCGCGGCGCTGGCCGCCGACAACGCCCGCCGCTACACCCGCGAGCACCGGGCCGCGGTCAGCCTGCAGCGCAGCCTGCTCCCGCCGGCGGCGAGCGACACCGTCGCGGCCCAGACCGACAGCATCTACCTGCCCACCGACGCCGCCGGCGGGGTCGGCGGCGACTGGTTCGACGTCATCCCGCTCTCCTCCGCCCGGGTCGCCCTGGTGGTCGGCGACGTGGTCGGCCACGGCCTGCAGGCCACCGCCACGATGGGACGCCTGCGCACCGCCGTCCGCGCGCTGGCCGACCTCGACGTCGACCCGGAGGAACTGCTGAGCCACCTCGACGACCTGGTCTCCCAGCTCACCGTCGAGGCGCTGGGCGACCCGGACGAGGAGGACGCCCCGCACCGCGAGGAGCGCGGCGCCCCCGACGCGATCGGCGCGACCTGCCTGTACGCCGTCTACGACCCGGTCTCCAGCACCTGCGTGCTGGCCAGCGCGGGCCACCCGCCGCCGGCCGTGATCCGCCCGGACGGCAGCTTCGAGTACGTCGAGCTGAACCCGGGCCCGCCGCTCGGGGTGGGCGGCCTGCCCTTCGAACCGGTGGAGTTCGAGGTGGAGCGCGGCAGCGTGCTGGCGCTCTTCACGGACGGTCTGGTCGAATGCGGCGACGACGACCTGGACGAGGGCATGGCCGACCTCCGGGCCCGGCTGCTCAAGGCGGACGTGCTGCGCCGCCCGCTGAAGGACGTCGGCCGGGACGTGACCGCCGCACTGACGCCGGGCCGGCTGCCGGACGACGTCACCCTGCTGCTGGCCCGGACCCGCACGGTGGAGGCGCAGGACACCGCGACCTGGCAGCTGGCGGCCGACCCGCAGGAGGTCTCCCGGGCCCGGCAGCTGGTCGCGGGTCAGCTCGCCGTCTGGGGCCTGGACGAGTTGGTGTTCCCGACCGAGCTGGTGGTGAGCGAGCTGGTCACCAACGCCGTCCGCTACGCGGGCGGGCCGGTCGGGCTGCGGCTGATCCGGGCCGGCGTGCTGATCTGCGAGGTGTCCGACCCGAGCAGCACCCAGCCCAGGATGCGCCGGGCGCTCGCCACCGAGGAGGGTGGCCGCGGGCTGTTCCTGGTCGCCCAGGTGTCCAGCCGCTGGGGCAGCCGCTACACCCGGTCCGGCAAGACGATCTGGTCGGAGCAGCCGTTCCCGGAGATCCCCGCCGACGGCGCGCCGGCCTGA
- a CDS encoding bifunctional phosphatase PAP2/diacylglycerol kinase family protein yields MATLDAMDRALFDRVATARLPGLHPWLPRLSRAADHGVLWQASAAALAAFGGRTGRRAALRGVGALALASAVANVATKHLTRRPRPVLEQVPLTRQLLRQPFTTSFPSGHSASAAAFAVGVAIESPLLGALVAPVAGAVALSRVYVGVHYPGDVLAGVALGAGAAALTLRWWPRHVAATVPAAPPRVAVPALPGGTGLCVVVNTGSGGGNGNGDGPDPTAAELSALLPGADVRLFGPEDDLAKLLESAADDAAGRGGALGVCGGDGTVNLAASVAAARGLPLAVFPGGTLNHFAVDLGINSLRATAEAVEGGHACAVDLGLAADDGRQRVFVNTFSLGVYPELVRLREKLEGRIGKWPALAVSVLRVLATAEPVEVEVSGVPRRLWLLFAGNGAYDPPGFAPTRRAGLADGLLDVRTVDGSSPFARTRLAGAFLSGTMGRSRVYRAARLSGLEVTSLGSARRISVDGESVPAHGRLLLAKARAGLTVYRPAEPDPA; encoded by the coding sequence ATGGCGACCCTGGACGCGATGGACCGTGCACTGTTCGACCGGGTGGCGACAGCCCGGCTGCCCGGGCTGCACCCGTGGCTGCCCCGGCTGAGCCGGGCAGCCGACCACGGCGTGCTGTGGCAGGCCTCGGCGGCCGCGCTGGCCGCGTTCGGCGGCCGGACCGGGCGGCGGGCCGCCCTGCGCGGCGTGGGTGCGCTGGCGCTGGCCTCCGCCGTGGCCAACGTCGCGACCAAGCACCTGACCCGGCGGCCACGACCGGTGCTGGAGCAGGTGCCGCTGACCCGGCAGCTCCTCCGGCAGCCGTTCACCACCTCCTTCCCGTCCGGCCATTCCGCCTCGGCGGCGGCCTTCGCGGTCGGGGTGGCGATCGAATCCCCGCTGCTGGGGGCGCTGGTGGCGCCGGTGGCGGGCGCGGTGGCGCTCTCCCGGGTGTACGTGGGGGTGCACTACCCCGGTGACGTGCTGGCCGGGGTGGCGCTCGGCGCCGGCGCGGCCGCGCTCACCCTGCGCTGGTGGCCCCGGCACGTGGCCGCGACCGTCCCGGCCGCGCCGCCGCGGGTGGCCGTCCCCGCGCTGCCCGGCGGCACCGGCCTCTGCGTGGTCGTCAACACCGGGTCGGGCGGCGGCAACGGCAACGGCGACGGGCCGGACCCGACGGCCGCCGAGCTGAGCGCGCTGCTGCCCGGGGCGGACGTCCGGCTGTTCGGCCCCGAGGACGACCTGGCCAAGCTGCTGGAGTCGGCCGCCGACGATGCGGCGGGCCGGGGCGGCGCGCTCGGCGTGTGCGGCGGCGACGGCACGGTCAACCTGGCCGCCTCGGTCGCCGCCGCCCGCGGCCTGCCGCTCGCGGTCTTCCCCGGCGGCACGCTCAACCACTTCGCGGTGGACCTGGGCATCAACTCGCTGCGCGCCACCGCCGAGGCGGTGGAGGGCGGCCACGCCTGCGCGGTCGACCTCGGGCTGGCCGCCGACGACGGCCGGCAACGAGTCTTCGTGAACACCTTCAGCCTGGGCGTCTACCCCGAACTCGTCCGTCTGCGGGAGAAGCTGGAGGGCCGGATCGGCAAGTGGCCGGCCCTGGCGGTCTCGGTGCTGCGGGTGCTCGCGACGGCCGAGCCGGTGGAGGTCGAGGTCTCGGGCGTACCGCGCCGGCTCTGGCTGCTGTTCGCGGGCAACGGCGCCTACGACCCGCCCGGCTTCGCGCCCACCCGCCGCGCGGGGCTGGCCGACGGACTGCTGGACGTCCGGACGGTGGACGGCAGCAGCCCGTTCGCCCGGACCAGGCTCGCCGGCGCGTTCCTGTCCGGCACCATGGGACGCTCCCGGGTCTACCGGGCGGCCCGGCTCTCCGGCCTGGAGGTGACCTCGCTCGGGTCGGCCCGGCGGATCTCGGTGGACGGCGAGTCGGTGCCGGCCCACGGCCGCCTGCTCCTGGCCAAGGCCCGCGCCGGGCTGACGGTGTACCGGCCGGCGGAGCCCGACCCGGCCTGA
- the nhaA gene encoding Na+/H+ antiporter NhaA: MAPTDDSSLSGQSIGESEGEARTARWEFMRTEAGSAAVLLVATIAALIWANAAPGSYEAFWETRLAIDLGGHGVALDLREWVNSGLMTLFFFVVGLEARREFDMGELRERRHLTLPLLAGISGMLAPVAIYLAINAGHSSTHGWGAAMSTDTAFALGMLALLGNRLPGRLRTFILTVAVVDDFVALGVIAVFYSDRIVLPALLVAGGVLVLVLLLRAQGVRSGAAYAVLGAVSWVALLKSGVDPVVIGLLLGLLTLAYPATRDDLERASGLFRSFREQPTPELERSARRGIASAISPNERLQRAIHPWSSYVIVPLFALANAGITLDGDLLGRAATSPITLGILLGYLLGKPLGIVGVSWLTTRMSAGRTRPPIGWGSVAAGGTIAGVGFTVSLLIATLAFEGDQLDEAKAGVLAAVLCAFAATWLISWVLGRLPQPLRARALLGTAEGIVDLATPVDPAYDHVRGPFDAPVTVVEYGDFECPYCGQAEPVVRDLLADFGDVRYVWRHLPLTDVHPHAQLAAVAAEAAAEQGAFWAVRDLLLERQDALTARDLLRYAEELGLDVERFHDALRADRGAERVARDVESADLSGVSGTPTFFINGRRHHGAYDIATLSAAVRSAKDRTTARRGRREQR, from the coding sequence ATGGCACCCACGGACGACTCCTCCCTCTCCGGCCAGAGCATCGGCGAGAGCGAGGGTGAAGCACGCACGGCCCGATGGGAGTTCATGCGGACCGAGGCCGGCAGTGCGGCCGTCCTGCTGGTGGCCACGATCGCGGCGCTGATCTGGGCCAACGCGGCCCCCGGGTCCTACGAGGCCTTCTGGGAGACCCGTCTGGCGATCGACCTGGGCGGCCACGGCGTGGCGCTGGACCTGCGGGAGTGGGTCAACAGCGGCCTGATGACGCTGTTCTTCTTCGTGGTGGGGCTGGAGGCGCGCCGCGAGTTCGACATGGGCGAACTCCGCGAGCGCCGGCACCTGACGCTGCCGCTGCTCGCCGGCATCAGCGGCATGCTCGCCCCGGTGGCGATCTATCTGGCGATCAACGCCGGGCACTCGTCCACCCATGGCTGGGGCGCGGCGATGTCCACCGACACGGCCTTCGCGCTCGGCATGCTCGCCCTGCTGGGCAACCGGCTCCCCGGGCGCCTGCGGACCTTCATCCTCACCGTGGCCGTGGTGGACGACTTCGTGGCGCTGGGCGTCATCGCGGTCTTCTACAGCGACCGGATCGTCCTGCCGGCGCTGCTGGTGGCGGGCGGCGTGCTGGTGCTCGTCCTGCTGCTGCGGGCGCAGGGCGTGCGCAGCGGCGCGGCCTACGCGGTGCTCGGCGCGGTGTCCTGGGTGGCGCTGCTGAAGTCCGGGGTGGACCCGGTGGTGATCGGGCTGCTGCTGGGGCTGCTGACCCTGGCCTACCCGGCCACCCGGGACGACCTGGAGCGCGCCAGCGGCCTCTTCCGGTCCTTCCGCGAGCAGCCCACGCCCGAGCTGGAGCGCTCCGCCCGCCGGGGGATCGCCTCGGCGATCTCGCCGAACGAGCGGCTGCAGCGCGCCATCCACCCGTGGAGCAGCTATGTGATCGTCCCGCTGTTCGCCCTCGCCAACGCGGGCATCACCCTCGACGGCGACCTGCTGGGGCGGGCCGCCACCTCGCCGATCACCCTCGGCATCCTGCTGGGCTACCTGCTCGGCAAGCCGCTCGGCATCGTCGGGGTCTCCTGGCTGACCACCCGGATGAGCGCCGGCCGCACCCGCCCGCCGATCGGCTGGGGGTCCGTCGCGGCGGGCGGCACCATCGCCGGCGTCGGCTTCACCGTCTCGCTGCTGATCGCCACCCTGGCCTTCGAGGGCGACCAGCTGGACGAGGCCAAGGCCGGGGTGCTGGCCGCCGTCCTCTGCGCCTTCGCCGCCACCTGGTTGATCTCCTGGGTGCTCGGCCGGCTCCCGCAGCCGCTGCGGGCCCGCGCCCTGCTGGGCACCGCCGAGGGGATCGTCGACCTGGCCACGCCGGTCGACCCGGCCTACGACCACGTCCGCGGCCCCTTCGACGCCCCGGTCACCGTGGTCGAGTACGGTGACTTCGAATGCCCCTACTGCGGCCAGGCGGAGCCGGTCGTCCGCGACCTGCTGGCCGACTTCGGCGACGTCCGCTACGTCTGGCGCCACCTGCCGCTCACCGACGTCCACCCGCACGCCCAGCTGGCGGCGGTGGCGGCCGAGGCGGCGGCCGAGCAGGGTGCCTTCTGGGCCGTCCGGGACCTCCTGCTGGAGCGGCAGGACGCCTTGACGGCGCGGGACCTGCTCCGCTACGCCGAGGAACTCGGCCTGGACGTGGAGCGCTTCCACGACGCGCTGCGTGCCGACCGCGGCGCCGAGCGGGTCGCCCGGGACGTCGAGTCGGCGGACCTGAGCGGTGTCTCCGGGACGCCCACCTTCTTCATCAACGGCCGGCGTCACCACGGCGCGTACGACATCGCCACGCTGTCCGCCGCCGTCCGCTCGGCGAAGGACCGCACGACGGCGCGCCGGGGCCGTCGCGAGCAGCGCTGA
- a CDS encoding TetR/AcrR family transcriptional regulator, giving the protein MARRNAERRAALVDAAIEVLAEEGARGLTFRAVDAEAAVPAGTASNYFANRDDLLTQAGARVYERLQPDEATVARQRAATPDRETYALLMRETVGRISGFRTGYLALLELRLEATRRPELRAVLTERVRADVDANVAYHEESGLPGDATAVRLLYLAFNWLIVEQLTLPGVFSEAEREQLVQAAVERIVGP; this is encoded by the coding sequence ATGGCGCGCAGGAATGCCGAGCGGCGGGCCGCCCTCGTCGACGCCGCTATCGAGGTGCTGGCCGAGGAGGGCGCCCGCGGGCTGACCTTCCGGGCGGTGGACGCGGAGGCCGCCGTGCCCGCCGGCACGGCCTCCAACTACTTCGCCAACCGCGACGACCTGCTGACCCAGGCCGGGGCCCGGGTCTACGAACGGCTCCAGCCGGACGAGGCGACCGTCGCGCGGCAGCGGGCGGCCACCCCGGACCGGGAGACGTACGCGCTGCTGATGCGCGAGACGGTCGGCCGGATCAGCGGGTTCCGTACCGGCTACCTGGCGCTGCTGGAGCTGCGCCTCGAAGCCACCCGGCGCCCCGAGCTGCGCGCGGTGCTGACCGAACGGGTCCGGGCCGACGTCGACGCCAACGTGGCCTACCACGAGGAGTCCGGCCTGCCCGGCGACGCGACCGCCGTCCGGCTGCTGTACCTGGCGTTCAACTGGCTCATCGTCGAACAGCTCACCCTGCCCGGCGTCTTCTCGGAGGCCGAGCGCGAGCAGCTGGTGCAGGCCGCGGTCGAACGCATCGTGGGGCCGTGA
- a CDS encoding CsbD family protein produces MGMKDKAENLAEKAGGKAKETVGRATDDPGLQAEGKGTQIKSDLKQAVEKIKDAGRH; encoded by the coding sequence ATGGGTATGAAGGACAAGGCCGAGAACCTCGCCGAGAAGGCCGGCGGCAAGGCCAAGGAGACCGTCGGCAGGGCCACCGACGATCCCGGTCTGCAGGCCGAGGGCAAGGGCACCCAGATCAAGAGCGACCTCAAGCAGGCGGTCGAGAAGATCAAGGACGCCGGCCGGCACTGA
- a CDS encoding alpha/beta fold hydrolase produces the protein MDARSEFDGWDIHRFGPPGAAHRVLLLPGGLCTTVFLEDVTSQPVLAEAGVAVVAVTLPGFGRTATPEDLSVENYARLLGGLAAELGCDLVAGHSLGANVAMEMAIAGEFGGPVLLLDPSFSREDEAKDLATLDRIGRVPGLGALAWAVMLKLVPRTMDDSFPPGRRAALSADLRNNAPGVCRRLVRQYFAYLDRQGSLAARLCASGARAWIVRGDRTEIGLTEHERRALEAGPNIRLVTVSDSGHLVVTEQPAQVAQLILDMLGVPAGR, from the coding sequence ATGGACGCGAGGAGCGAGTTCGACGGCTGGGACATCCACCGGTTCGGCCCGCCCGGCGCCGCCCACCGGGTGCTGCTGCTGCCGGGCGGTCTCTGCACGACGGTGTTCCTCGAGGACGTGACCTCCCAGCCGGTGCTGGCCGAGGCGGGCGTCGCCGTGGTGGCCGTGACCCTGCCCGGCTTCGGCCGCACCGCCACCCCCGAGGACCTCTCGGTCGAGAACTACGCCCGGCTGCTGGGCGGCCTGGCCGCCGAGCTCGGCTGCGACCTGGTGGCCGGACACAGCCTCGGCGCGAACGTCGCGATGGAGATGGCGATCGCCGGCGAGTTCGGCGGTCCGGTGCTGCTGCTGGACCCGAGCTTCTCCCGCGAGGACGAGGCCAAGGACCTGGCGACGCTCGACCGGATCGGCCGGGTGCCCGGCCTCGGCGCCCTGGCCTGGGCGGTCATGCTCAAGCTGGTGCCCCGGACGATGGACGACAGTTTCCCGCCCGGGCGCCGGGCGGCCCTCTCCGCGGACCTGCGGAACAACGCCCCCGGGGTCTGCCGCCGCCTGGTCCGGCAGTACTTCGCGTACCTGGACCGCCAGGGATCGCTGGCGGCCCGGCTGTGCGCGTCGGGGGCCCGGGCCTGGATCGTCCGGGGGGACCGCACGGAGATCGGGCTCACCGAGCACGAGCGGCGCGCACTGGAGGCCGGTCCGAACATCAGGCTGGTCACCGTGTCGGACTCCGGCCACCTGGTGGTCACCGAGCAGCCCGCACAGGTCGCGCAGCTGATCCTCGACATGCTCGGCGTGCCGGCGGGGCGCTGA
- a CDS encoding mechanosensitive ion channel domain-containing protein, with translation MQIWSVVRPLAVVVMVLVVVLGLDRLMDRALGRFAARRPASVLWPLLRRCRVPFLAAAVAVLLLTGEPAMRLADGVRPVARHALLLAVLVSCGWLTARVVSLLIDTGLRSYATDRRDPARIRRVRTQAGLMGRICDAGIAVVTLAAVLMTFPAVRAVGTSLLASAGLVGLVVGVAAQSTLANLFAGIQLAFGDMVRIGDVVVVAGEWGTVEEITLTSVVIATWDQRRIVMPVSYFAGKPFENWSRGGSGITGTAVLHLDHSTPVAELRAEFARRLAGNERWDGEGWALQVVDTTATTVVVRLLMTARNGEDAFELRCWAREELIGYLREHHPYALPKVALADAAGRADDHPGKPGDGPHAPGGESPSGGHRTRPHVGPQAGAPDGPAAGRPRSRAGRVEGG, from the coding sequence GTGCAGATCTGGAGTGTGGTGCGCCCGCTGGCCGTGGTGGTCATGGTCCTGGTGGTGGTCCTGGGGCTCGACCGGCTGATGGACCGGGCCCTCGGACGGTTCGCCGCGAGACGCCCGGCCTCCGTCCTCTGGCCGCTGCTGCGCCGCTGCCGGGTGCCGTTCCTGGCGGCGGCGGTCGCCGTCCTGCTGCTCACCGGCGAGCCGGCCATGCGGCTGGCGGACGGCGTACGCCCGGTGGCGCGGCACGCCCTCCTGCTGGCCGTCCTGGTGAGCTGCGGCTGGTTGACGGCCCGGGTGGTCTCGCTGCTGATCGACACCGGCCTGCGCAGCTATGCCACCGACCGGCGCGACCCGGCGCGGATCCGGCGGGTCCGGACCCAGGCCGGGTTGATGGGCCGGATCTGCGACGCGGGCATCGCGGTGGTGACCCTGGCCGCCGTCCTGATGACCTTCCCCGCCGTTCGGGCGGTCGGCACCAGCCTGCTGGCCTCGGCGGGGCTGGTGGGCCTGGTGGTCGGTGTCGCGGCCCAGAGCACGCTGGCCAACCTCTTCGCCGGGATCCAGCTGGCCTTCGGGGACATGGTCCGGATCGGGGACGTGGTGGTCGTCGCGGGGGAGTGGGGGACGGTCGAGGAGATCACCCTGACCTCCGTGGTGATCGCCACCTGGGACCAGCGGCGGATCGTGATGCCGGTCTCGTACTTCGCCGGCAAGCCCTTCGAGAACTGGTCCCGCGGTGGCTCCGGGATCACCGGGACGGCAGTGCTCCACCTGGACCACAGCACGCCGGTCGCCGAGCTCCGGGCGGAGTTCGCGCGCCGGCTGGCGGGCAACGAGCGCTGGGACGGCGAGGGCTGGGCGCTGCAGGTGGTGGACACCACCGCGACCACGGTGGTGGTCCGGCTGCTGATGACGGCGCGCAACGGCGAGGACGCCTTCGAGCTGCGCTGCTGGGCCCGGGAGGAGCTGATCGGCTATCTGCGCGAGCATCACCCGTACGCCCTGCCCAAGGTCGCCCTGGCAGACGCCGCCGGGCGGGCCGACGACCACCCGGGGAAGCCCGGGGACGGACCTCACGCACCGGGCGGGGAGTCCCCGTCCGGCGGGCACCGCACCCGTCCGCATGTCGGCCCTCAGGCCGGTGCGCCCGACGGGCCGGCGGCCGGTCGGCCCCGGTCCCGCGCGGGCCGGGTGGAGGGCGGGTAG
- a CDS encoding dihydrofolate reductase family protein, producing the protein MRKLVYYVAVTLDGYIAGPGGEYDFFPLGDEKQAAAYAEWTNARYPETLPTFLRAANGLADAPNQRFDTVLMGLGSYLPGLQAGFTSPYAHLRQYVVSSTLAPDTDPAVTVVGADPLALVRELKQEEGQDIWLCGGGLLAGALLPEIDELIIKSYPVVAGAGIPVFNGDFGPTLFQVTDRASFDNDVTITWFARR; encoded by the coding sequence ATGCGGAAGCTCGTGTACTACGTCGCCGTCACCCTCGACGGATACATCGCCGGCCCCGGCGGCGAGTACGACTTCTTCCCGCTCGGCGACGAGAAGCAGGCCGCCGCCTACGCCGAGTGGACCAACGCCCGCTACCCGGAGACGCTGCCCACCTTCCTGCGCGCCGCCAACGGCCTGGCGGACGCCCCCAACCAGCGCTTCGACACCGTCCTGATGGGTCTCGGCAGCTACCTCCCCGGCCTGCAGGCGGGCTTCACCAGCCCGTACGCCCACCTGCGCCAGTACGTCGTGTCGAGCACGCTCGCACCCGACACCGACCCGGCGGTCACCGTGGTCGGCGCCGACCCGCTCGCCCTGGTCCGCGAGCTCAAGCAGGAGGAGGGCCAGGACATCTGGCTCTGCGGCGGCGGCCTGCTCGCCGGCGCGCTGCTGCCCGAGATCGACGAGCTGATCATCAAGAGCTACCCCGTGGTCGCGGGAGCCGGGATCCCGGTCTTCAACGGGGACTTCGGCCCCACGCTCTTCCAGGTCACCGACCGCGCCTCCTTCGACAACGACGTCACGATCACATGGTTCGCCCGGCGGTGA